The genomic interval CCGAGGAGCCCAGCAGGTTGGACCGCCACAGCGTGAGCACCCGCGGCCAGTTCCGCGGTGCGTCCGGGTCCTCGCACGCGAAACCCAGTCGGCCGGTGCGTAATTCGTCCACCACATAGTCGGAGACGGCGGTACCGGCGGCGGCCGCCGCGTCGGCCAGGTCGAGCGGGTTGCGATCGAAAGTCGGATACGACGGCATCCAGCCCATCCGCGCCGACTGGGCCAGCACGTCGGCTCCCGTCATCCCGGTGAAGCGGCCCGTACCCAGCGGCGAGGCCAGGACATCGGCGGTGAATCCGTCGTAGCGCCACTGATCGGTATTGGTGAAAAACCATGCGGTGCCGATCATCTGACGCGGCGGCCGAGACCAGTCGTTGGCCGAGGCCAGTGTGGCCCAACCCGTCACCGGCCGGCACTTCTCCTGGCCGACATAGTGCGCCCAGCCGCCGCCGTTGCGCCCTTGGCAGCCGGTGAGCAGCAGCAGGGACAGGAACGCGCGGTAGATCGTCTCGGAGTGGAACCAGTGGTTGGTGCCCGCGCCCATGAGGATCATGCACCGGCCCCGGGATTCCGCGGCGACAGCGGCGAACTCGCGCGCGATCTTGATTGTGCGCGCCGCCGGGACGGACGTGATCCGCTCCGCCCAGGCGGGTGTGCAGGCTGCGTCGGCATCGGCGTACGAACTCGGCCAGTCACCGGGCAAATCCGTTCGGGCGACACCGTATTGGGCCAGCAGCAGATCGAAGACGGTGGTCACCAGCGGCCCGTCCGCGCGCAGACGCCGCGCCGGCACACCGCGCCGCATCGTCGCGCCGCGGCCCTGCCCGTGCGCGCCGCCCTCGGTGTCGAAGCGCGGCAGCATCACCTCGACCCCGCTGCCGCGGCCGTGCAGGGACAACAGCGGGCGAACCTGATCGAGATCCAGATTCCAACGGCCCGTGCCGGATTCGGTCCACCGGAAACCGAGCGAACCGTTCGGCACCACCGGTTCGCCGCTGGTCTCGTCCAGCAGCACCGTCTTCCACCGCGCGCCCTCCCCCGTGTCCCCCAAGTCGGCCGCGCGCACGAACTTGTCCGGGACATACCCGCCGTCGCGTTCCACCAGGGTCACCAGGAACGGCAGATCGGTGAACTGCCGGACATAGTCGTCGAAGAACGGCACCTGCCGGCCCACGAAGCATTCCCGGAGCACCACGTGCCCCATCGCCAGAGCCAACGCGCCGTCGGTGCCCGGATGGGGGTGTAGCCATTCGTCGGCGAATTTGGCGTTGTCGGCGTAGTCGGGGGCGACGACCACGACTTTCTGCCCGCGGTACCGAGCTTCGGCCATCCAGTGCGCGTCCGGCGTCCGGGTCACCGGGACGTTGGAACCCCACATCATGAGGTAGGCCGCGTCCCACCAGTCGCCGGACTCGGGGACATCGGTCTGATCGCCGAACACCTGCGGTGAGGCGACCGGCAGATCGGCGTACCAGTCGTAGAACGACAGCATCGGCGCGCCGATCAACCCCATGAACCGGGCTCCGGCGGCATGCGAAACCATCGACATGGCGGGAATCGGCGAGAACCCGGCGATCCGGTCCGGGCCGTAGTTCTTGATCGTGTGTACGTGTGCGGCGGCGGCGATTTCGATCGCCTCGTCCCAGGTGGCGCGCACCAGACCGCCCTTGCCCCGGGCCCGCTGGTAGCGTCGCCTGCGCTCCGGGTCGGCCTGAATGTCGGCCCAGGCGCGAACCGGGTCGCCGAGGCGCCGGCGGGCCTCGCGGTACATCTCCAGCAGCACACCGCGGACGTACGGGTAGCGGACGCGGGTCGGCGAATAGGTGTACCAGGAGAACGACGCACCGCGCGGACAGCCACGCGGCTCGTACTCGGGACGGTCCGGTCCGACCGACGGATAGTCGGTGGCCTGGGTCTCCCAGGTGATGATGCCGTCTTTGACGTAGACCTTCCAGCGGCACGAACCGGTGCAGTTCACCCCGTGGGTGGAGTAGACGATCTTGTCGTGGCTCCACCGATCGCGGTAGAACACATCGCCTTCGCGCCCGCCCTCGATCTGTTCGCTGTGCAGGTCGGCCGCGGGTGCGCCGGGACGGAACCAGCGCGCCGAGCGCAGCAGCAGTTCACCGGTTTCGCCTGGACCGGCGGCCGGGGGGCTCACCATGTCTGACCCATGCCCATCATCCCTTTCCCTCGGCGCGCCAGCGGGTGCCGCCGCTGTGGAAGCCGGTATCAAGCAACAGCAATTGGGTAGCAACAGGACTCGCCAGTCGAGTCAAGCACAGAAGAATGCCGGGATTTACGGGCCACGCCGGACGATCGCCGAGGGGCGGACACGGCGGTTCCGCCGCACCCGTGAGATGCGACGGAACCGAAACGAGCGCGGGATCAGTGGCCGACTACGACCAAAATGTACTGCTGGGTCGGATCGTTCTGCGCCGGTCGGCTGACGACGCTGTAATCCTTCTCGGCGATCTCGTGAGCATCCACATAGCGATTGTTGGACGCCTGCTGGATCGTGTACTTGCCGCCGCCGATGGACCGGATATGCCAGAGCTGGGTCGGATTGTTCTGCGCGGGCCGGGTGACCAGACGATAGTCCAGGGATTCGATCTCGTGCGCGTCCAGATAGCGGTGGCTGCTGACCTGCTGCACGGTGCCGGTCCCGGTCCCGCTGTCGTCCCAGTTGATCCGCCACTGCTGGCTGGCGTCTCCCTGCTTCGGCCGGGTGACCACGTTGTAGTCGTGCGTGCCGTCGGCCCAGGCGTCGAGATACCGCCCGCTGGAGACCTGCTGGATGGTGACGACGTCGTCCGCCTGTTCGGCGTGCGCGGTGGCGGGGACAGCGACGAGGCCGGCGGCGGTGAGGGCGCCGATGAACAGTCCTGCGGCGGCGCGGCTGATGAAGTGTGTCAAGTGCGGATCTCTCTGGGCGAGGGTGCGATGTGCCTGTACGAACAATGTTCGAGCAAACGCACCCGCCGCAGAAGGCACCCTGGGGCGGTCGCCGTCCCGCCCGGGGGTGCGGAAATCACCCCCGAGAGTGGCCGCGGTCCCCGGTCAGGCGTGCAGTGCCGCGACCAGTTCGGTGAGGTTCGCGGGTGAGATGTCGTAACCCGGGAAATAGCAGCAGATTTGGGTGGCGTGCGAACCGAAGCGGTCGCGGATCCGGGCGGCGCATTCGGCCGGAGTGCCGACGACGGCGAGGGTGTGCAGCATGCGATCGTCGATCAGGGCGGACATGTCGGGGAAGGCGCCGCGGCGCGCCATGGCGGCGAGGGTCGGTTGCTTGTCCTGCCAGCCCTCCACCTCCAGGACCGGGACATAGTTCGGGGTCGAAGCGTAGAAGGCCACGAGCCTGCGGACTCCTGTTGTCGCGGCCGCCAATTCGGCATCGTCACGGCCGGTGGCGACGATCACCTGCGGGATTATCTCGAAGTCGCCGGGCGTACGGCCGGACTCCGCGAGGCCGCGTTCGACGGCGGGCAGGGTGCGTTCCTCGAAGTGGCGTTTGCTGTTGAACGGCATGACGAGCAAGCCGTCGGCGACGGCCGCGGCCGCGGTGGTCATCACCGGGCCCAGCGCGCCGAGTTGGATCGGGGGCGGCCCGTACGGGTTCGGGCCGGGGTCGAAGTAGGGGGACATCAGGGTGTGCGAGGTGAACTCGCCGCGGTAGTCGAGCCGCGAATTGCCTTCCCACGCCTCGAAAATTGCTTTGACGGCGCGGACGGTGTCGCGCATCCGGGCAGCGGGCCGGGACCAGGTGGCGCCGTAGCGGCGCTCGATGTGGGCGCGGACCTGGGAGCCCAGACCGAGGCGGAATCGGCCACCGCTGACCGTTTGCAGGTCGTAGGCCGAGTGCGCCAGGTGCAGCGGGCTTCTGGGCAACGCGATGGCCACATTGGTGAACAGCGCGAGGTCCACCGCCTGCGCGGCCATGAGCAGCGGGAAGAACACGTCGTGCTGACCTTCGAAAGTGAAGAGTCCGTCGATGCCGCATGCGGCGAGATCCGTTGCGCGGCGGGCGGCTTCGCCCGGGGCGGCATCCAGCTGAACGTGTACCTGGTACGACATTCGAGCGACGTTACGCCGCCCGGGTCCGGAATCGTTCGTTTCCGGCGGTGGCCAGCACACCGACGAGCACGCCGAGCGCCAGGCCCAGCGCGCACATGACGACCGCTTGGGTCAGGCCGGCGTCCGCGCGCGCGTCGAAGTAGAGGATCGATCGGACACCGAGATACACCTGGCGCATCGGCTCGAACGCCGCCAGCACCTGATAGACGCCCGGAGCCGCTTCGATCGGCCGGATGCCGCCCGAGGAGGGAATACCCAGCGCGATGAACAGCAGCAGGTTGATCGGCATCGAGAGGATGCCGAGGATCGGCATTTGGAAGGCCGAGGCCAGCGCGGCGGTCGCCGCCGAGATGCCCAAGGCGGTGACGCCGACGGCGAGCGCCGCGAAAACGCCGAAGCAGTAGAGGGTGAGGTGATGGTCGATCGGCATGCCGAGGCGCGCGGCGATCAGTTGATAACTGCCCGCCATCACCAGTGCGACGACCGCGGCCAGGCCCCACTTGTATCCCAGCACGCGCCACGCGGAGACATCGGGCTTGCCCGCGACCGCGGCATCGACGCCGGCACTGACCAGCACGCTGCCGGTGAATCCGGTGAGCACCAGCAGCAGCGTGTAGTAGAACACCGAGATGCCGTTGCCGGTGCCCGCGGGCAGCGGGCGGTACTGAGTGGTCGAAATTCGCACCGGGTCGGTGAGGGTGACCAGCGCGGCGTCGGACAGCTCGACGCCGTTGGCGCGGGCGCGTTCGGTGGCGTCGACGCCGAGCCGCCGGTTGATGTCGGCCAGGGTCGGCTCGAGCAGTTCGGTGGCCAGTGACGCCCCGACCGCGCCCGCTCGCGGGTTGGTCCGAATCTCGATGACGGGTGGTGTGCCGCGCTCGGCGGCGGGCCGCTCCAGGGCGGTCAACTGTGCGGTGAATTCGGCGGGAATCATGACCGCGCCGTACATATTTCCGAGCGACAGCAGTCGCTCGGCCGCCGCGGTGTCGGTGACCCGCAGCGCGACCCGGCCCGCGAGGGCGTCGGTGACTTCTGCGGCGACCTGCCTGCCGTAAACGCCCTGATCGGCATCGACCAGTACCAGCGGAAAGTCGCGCAGGTGCTGTTCCGAATTGAGGACACTGCCGAGATAGGACACTGCGAGCAGGCTCAGCAATCCCATCGCAACAACCAGTGGAATCGCCCAAGCCGAATGTTTCCGGCCGGCAGACGTGCTCGCATTCGGATCATCGCTCGACGAAGGCACGGCGCCACGCTAACAGCACATGTACAGCAACCTCAGCAGACATGCGCGCGGCACAGACGGCCCCGCCACGACACCATCCCGTCGCCACCGTCGCCGGATCGCCTAGGGTTTTCCGCATGTTCGTGAAGCTGTGCGGCCTGCGCACCGAGGAGGATGTGGTCACCGCGGTGGCGGCCGGGGCGGACGCGGTGGGTTTCGTGCTCACCGCCAGCCCGCGCCGGATTTCGGCCGAGCGGGCGCGGCGACTGGTGGCGGATGTGCCGTCACACGTGCTGTCCGTGGGCGTGGTGCACGGCATTCCAGCGGC from Nocardia goodfellowii carries:
- a CDS encoding nitrate reductase subunit alpha, which encodes MVSPPAAGPGETGELLLRSARWFRPGAPAADLHSEQIEGGREGDVFYRDRWSHDKIVYSTHGVNCTGSCRWKVYVKDGIITWETQATDYPSVGPDRPEYEPRGCPRGASFSWYTYSPTRVRYPYVRGVLLEMYREARRRLGDPVRAWADIQADPERRRRYQRARGKGGLVRATWDEAIEIAAAAHVHTIKNYGPDRIAGFSPIPAMSMVSHAAGARFMGLIGAPMLSFYDWYADLPVASPQVFGDQTDVPESGDWWDAAYLMMWGSNVPVTRTPDAHWMAEARYRGQKVVVVAPDYADNAKFADEWLHPHPGTDGALALAMGHVVLRECFVGRQVPFFDDYVRQFTDLPFLVTLVERDGGYVPDKFVRAADLGDTGEGARWKTVLLDETSGEPVVPNGSLGFRWTESGTGRWNLDLDQVRPLLSLHGRGSGVEVMLPRFDTEGGAHGQGRGATMRRGVPARRLRADGPLVTTVFDLLLAQYGVARTDLPGDWPSSYADADAACTPAWAERITSVPAARTIKIAREFAAVAAESRGRCMILMGAGTNHWFHSETIYRAFLSLLLLTGCQGRNGGGWAHYVGQEKCRPVTGWATLASANDWSRPPRQMIGTAWFFTNTDQWRYDGFTADVLASPLGTGRFTGMTGADVLAQSARMGWMPSYPTFDRNPLDLADAAAAAGTAVSDYVVDELRTGRLGFACEDPDAPRNWPRVLTLWRSNLLGSSAKGAEYFTKHLLGTHSSLRAEQAPPGARPRDVVWHDEAPEGKLDLLLTLDFRMTSSTMLSDVVLPAATWYEKHDLSSTDMHPYVHSFAPAVNPPWQARTDFDAFYDLAARLSELAAGHLGTRHDVVATALQHDTAGETAQPGGVALDWRAGDCAPIPGTTMPALAVVERDYTAIATKFASLGPLAEKLGLPAKGIMLRPDAEIDYLRARNGVVAEGIAAGRPALDTDLKAANAILALSGTTNGRLAVQGFETLERRTGQPMAHLAAEKEGVRITYADTQAAPVPVITSPEWSGSESGGRRYAPFTLNTEHLKPWHTLTGRQHFFLDHDWMHELGEALPVYRPPLDMRRLFGEPARGPDGQHEVTVRYLTPHNKWSIHSEYQDNLFMLSLSRGGQAIWMSVEDAEAIGVADNDWIEAVNRNGVVVARAIVSPRMPRGTVYMHHAQERTINVPKSDTDGRRGGIHNSLTRVLLKPTHLIGGYAQLSWAFNYFGPTGNQRDEITVIRRRTQEVSF
- a CDS encoding RICIN domain-containing protein yields the protein MTHFISRAAAGLFIGALTAAGLVAVPATAHAEQADDVVTIQQVSSGRYLDAWADGTHDYNVVTRPKQGDASQQWRINWDDSGTGTGTVQQVSSHRYLDAHEIESLDYRLVTRPAQNNPTQLWHIRSIGGGKYTIQQASNNRYVDAHEIAEKDYSVVSRPAQNDPTQQYILVVVGH
- a CDS encoding TIGR03617 family F420-dependent LLM class oxidoreductase encodes the protein MSYQVHVQLDAAPGEAARRATDLAACGIDGLFTFEGQHDVFFPLLMAAQAVDLALFTNVAIALPRSPLHLAHSAYDLQTVSGGRFRLGLGSQVRAHIERRYGATWSRPAARMRDTVRAVKAIFEAWEGNSRLDYRGEFTSHTLMSPYFDPGPNPYGPPPIQLGALGPVMTTAAAAVADGLLVMPFNSKRHFEERTLPAVERGLAESGRTPGDFEIIPQVIVATGRDDAELAAATTGVRRLVAFYASTPNYVPVLEVEGWQDKQPTLAAMARRGAFPDMSALIDDRMLHTLAVVGTPAECAARIRDRFGSHATQICCYFPGYDISPANLTELVAALHA
- a CDS encoding YhgE/Pip domain-containing protein, which gives rise to MGLLSLLAVSYLGSVLNSEQHLRDFPLVLVDADQGVYGRQVAAEVTDALAGRVALRVTDTAAAERLLSLGNMYGAVMIPAEFTAQLTALERPAAERGTPPVIEIRTNPRAGAVGASLATELLEPTLADINRRLGVDATERARANGVELSDAALVTLTDPVRISTTQYRPLPAGTGNGISVFYYTLLLVLTGFTGSVLVSAGVDAAVAGKPDVSAWRVLGYKWGLAAVVALVMAGSYQLIAARLGMPIDHHLTLYCFGVFAALAVGVTALGISAATAALASAFQMPILGILSMPINLLLFIALGIPSSGGIRPIEAAPGVYQVLAAFEPMRQVYLGVRSILYFDARADAGLTQAVVMCALGLALGVLVGVLATAGNERFRTRAA